The proteins below come from a single Marinobacter bohaiensis genomic window:
- a CDS encoding WD40/YVTN/BNR-like repeat-containing protein yields the protein MRPTRSSLATIVAGLGLLLGAFSPLAQASEAVADALKRDAIQVRNPQAAFMIGAAKAGATLVTVGERGLILLSEDGGERWRQADVPVSTGLTAVRFVDARHGMAVGHGGVVLGSSDGGESWRLLLDGRKAAELALAAAQRGDDDRAVMEAQRLVEEGPDKPFLDVVLTDPNHAVVVGAYGLAFETADGGRSWTPIMDRMANPNLLHFYSIRRQGSRMVVVGERGLVNLSDDGGKTFRAIETPYSGSFFTVELPSSHSIVAAGLKGNVWRSDDNGDQWSSVQSPIEASVTASRVTSSGSILLGNQAGMVLSLDNTRLTPVTQKRFPPINTFMVENDGIVVMTAEGIRLARTSRQ from the coding sequence ATGCGTCCAACCCGCAGTAGTCTCGCAACAATCGTCGCCGGGCTGGGTTTGCTGCTGGGGGCGTTCTCGCCCCTGGCACAGGCTTCCGAAGCGGTGGCCGATGCTCTGAAACGGGATGCGATCCAGGTCCGGAACCCCCAGGCCGCTTTTATGATCGGGGCCGCCAAAGCGGGGGCCACTCTGGTGACCGTCGGGGAGCGAGGGCTGATTCTGCTGTCCGAGGATGGCGGCGAGCGCTGGCGTCAGGCCGATGTGCCGGTCAGTACTGGCCTGACGGCGGTGCGTTTCGTGGACGCCCGGCACGGCATGGCGGTGGGCCATGGCGGCGTCGTTCTGGGGTCGTCCGATGGCGGCGAATCCTGGCGTTTGCTTCTGGACGGTCGCAAAGCCGCTGAACTGGCCCTGGCGGCCGCTCAACGGGGCGACGATGACCGTGCCGTCATGGAGGCGCAGCGGCTGGTGGAGGAGGGCCCGGACAAACCCTTCCTGGATGTCGTGCTGACCGACCCGAATCACGCGGTGGTCGTAGGGGCTTACGGGCTGGCTTTCGAAACCGCGGACGGCGGCCGGAGCTGGACCCCGATCATGGACCGGATGGCCAACCCGAACCTGTTGCACTTCTACTCGATTCGCCGGCAGGGCAGTCGCATGGTGGTGGTGGGCGAGCGCGGTCTGGTGAATCTGTCCGATGATGGCGGCAAGACGTTCCGCGCGATCGAGACGCCCTATAGCGGCAGCTTTTTCACCGTCGAGCTTCCTTCCAGCCATAGCATCGTAGCGGCCGGCCTGAAAGGCAATGTCTGGCGCAGCGACGATAACGGCGATCAGTGGTCTTCCGTGCAAAGCCCCATCGAAGCGTCGGTTACGGCGTCCCGGGTCACCTCCTCCGGTTCGATCCTGTTGGGTAATCAGGCCGGGATGGTGCTGAGCCTGGACAATACCCGCCTGACGCCCGTCACGCAGAAGCGGTTTCCGCCCATCAATACGTTCATGGTTGAGAACGACGGCATCGTTGTGATGACCGCCGAAGGTATCCGCCTGGCCCGTACCAGCCGTCAATGA